The following coding sequences lie in one Megalodesulfovibrio gigas DSM 1382 = ATCC 19364 genomic window:
- a CDS encoding TetR/AcrR family transcriptional regulator has translation MTRNTSPRDWCSAGLTILRDEGLEALTVDRLCMAVGRTKGSFYHHFRELDSYLSALLTHWEEELTEALIRDSAPEPDTFQREVRIEGLARLLDHQLDRAVRAWAMRDARARVAMERVDKRRIAFIAEIFQERGYRDPHLLAELKYMAFVGAQQIGVFESPARAARLTETLRSALAWLGNQEG, from the coding sequence ATGACCAGAAATACGTCGCCGCGGGATTGGTGTAGTGCAGGGCTGACGATCCTCCGTGATGAGGGCCTGGAAGCACTGACTGTCGATCGGCTCTGCATGGCAGTCGGCAGGACAAAAGGTTCCTTCTATCATCACTTTCGGGAGCTGGACAGCTACTTGTCCGCACTGCTGACGCACTGGGAAGAGGAGCTGACCGAGGCTCTCATACGCGATAGTGCGCCCGAGCCAGACACCTTTCAGCGTGAGGTCCGCATTGAGGGGTTGGCGCGTCTGCTGGATCATCAGCTCGACCGTGCAGTGAGAGCCTGGGCCATGCGGGATGCCCGGGCCCGTGTTGCGATGGAACGAGTGGACAAGCGGCGGATTGCATTCATTGCCGAAATTTTTCAAGAACGAGGATACCGAGACCCGCACTTGCTGGCGGAGCTGAAATACATGGCCTTTGTTGGTGCCCAACAAATCGGCGTCTTCGAATCGCCGGCCCGTGCTGCCCGTCTCACCGAGACGTTGCGCAGCGCACTCGCATGGCTTGGCAATCAGGAAGGGTAG